The Candidatus Nanohalococcus occultus genome contains a region encoding:
- a CDS encoding YbaK/EbsC family protein produces the protein MNSFKQSLEEMEELAGFLAEDLENVQRVISFAEENSLEMDFEVHAKAETCEESAEHSPVSLDQIVKTLVFIGEKPVAVLCPGSQRVDTEKLEDILDTDVRMADPDEVKEATGYPIGAVSPFDLEIPVFMEESLLEEDLLRPAAGSRAVGAEITPEELTKVTDRQIDVKD, from the coding sequence GTGAACTCATTCAAACAGAGTCTGGAAGAGATGGAAGAGCTAGCCGGCTTTCTAGCTGAAGACCTTGAAAACGTTCAGCGAGTTATCAGCTTCGCCGAGGAAAACAGCCTGGAGATGGATTTCGAAGTCCATGCGAAAGCCGAGACATGTGAAGAATCAGCTGAACACTCCCCGGTTTCACTCGATCAGATCGTAAAGACACTGGTATTCATTGGAGAAAAACCGGTAGCCGTTCTCTGTCCTGGAAGCCAGCGGGTTGATACCGAGAAACTCGAAGACATTCTGGACACTGATGTACGTATGGCCGATCCTGATGAAGTCAAGGAAGCAACAGGATATCCGATCGGTGCGGTCTCCCCCTTCGATCTGGAGATACCGGTCTTCATGGAAGAATCCTTGCTTGAAGAGGACTTGCTGAGGCCGGCGGCAGGTTCCCGTGCGGTAGGTGCGGAGATAACACCGGAAGAACTCACCAAAGTCACCGACAGACAGATAGATGTAAAAGATTAG
- a CDS encoding cryptochrome/photolyase family protein gives MKVLFPNQLFEQALEEQKVILVEDKRYFTEFNFHKQKLVLHRASMKAFEDRLKQNGVQTEYIRFDEELGTAFEAEEGLEFYDPVDRQLRGRIKSLASQENVEISFEETPMFLTSMSWNKKYFDENSYFQLLYYKQQRRRLDILMNDGEPVGGKWSFDPENRRKMPEEEELPEIPEFNSEYVEEAKEYVEQHFSENPGSMDGFSWPVTHRQATENLEDFLENRLEKFGDCQDAIDRDLKFGYHSLLSPSINTGLITPQEVVEKTLRYHEEKNYSMNSLEGFLRQIIGWREYIRAVYELEAEEMRQRNFFNAENKMPEAFYTAETGLPPVDDSINNVLENSYGHHIERLMVLGNVMLLLEIDPDEVYRWFVELFIDSYDWVMVPNVYGMSQYADDRIMTKPYISSSNYIHKMSHYPEGDWDSDWTGLYWSFIDKHREKLSDIQRMSFMVSTLDRMDEATLEEHRENAEKLRENIFGQ, from the coding sequence GTGAAAGTTCTTTTTCCAAACCAGCTTTTCGAGCAAGCACTTGAAGAACAGAAAGTCATCCTTGTAGAGGATAAGAGATATTTCACTGAGTTCAACTTCCATAAACAGAAGCTGGTTTTACACCGCGCCTCAATGAAAGCCTTTGAAGACAGGCTCAAGCAAAACGGCGTTCAAACAGAATACATTAGATTTGATGAAGAACTTGGAACTGCCTTTGAAGCTGAAGAAGGACTGGAGTTCTACGATCCGGTCGATCGCCAGTTAAGAGGCCGGATTAAGAGTCTGGCTTCTCAGGAAAACGTTGAAATCTCCTTTGAGGAAACGCCTATGTTTCTCACCTCGATGAGCTGGAACAAAAAATACTTTGATGAAAACAGTTATTTCCAGCTGTTGTATTACAAACAGCAGAGAAGACGACTCGATATATTGATGAACGACGGGGAGCCTGTCGGCGGGAAATGGAGTTTTGACCCGGAAAACAGGAGGAAGATGCCGGAGGAGGAAGAACTTCCGGAGATACCGGAGTTCAACTCGGAATACGTCGAAGAAGCCAAAGAATACGTTGAACAGCATTTTTCCGAGAATCCTGGTTCTATGGACGGTTTTTCCTGGCCTGTGACTCATCGACAGGCAACGGAGAATCTCGAGGATTTTCTGGAAAACCGCTTGGAGAAGTTCGGAGACTGCCAGGATGCGATAGACAGGGACTTGAAGTTCGGATACCACTCGCTTCTATCGCCTTCGATTAATACAGGGCTTATAACGCCTCAAGAGGTAGTTGAGAAAACACTGCGCTACCATGAAGAGAAAAACTACTCTATGAACTCTCTGGAAGGTTTCTTACGCCAGATAATCGGCTGGAGGGAGTACATAAGAGCAGTCTATGAACTCGAGGCCGAGGAGATGAGGCAGAGAAACTTCTTCAATGCGGAAAACAAGATGCCGGAAGCGTTTTACACGGCTGAAACCGGGCTTCCGCCGGTTGATGACTCTATAAACAATGTGCTGGAAAACAGCTACGGTCATCACATCGAACGTTTGATGGTTCTTGGAAACGTGATGCTTTTACTCGAGATAGATCCTGATGAGGTTTACAGGTGGTTTGTGGAGCTGTTCATCGATTCCTATGACTGGGTGATGGTTCCCAACGTCTATGGGATGAGTCAGTACGCTGACGACCGGATAATGACAAAGCCTTACATCTCATCGTCGAACTACATCCATAAAATGAGCCATTACCCGGAAGGCGACTGGGACAGTGACTGGACAGGTCTTTACTGGAGTTTCATCGATAAACACCGGGAGAAATTATCGGATATACAGAGAATGAGTTTCATGGTCTCTACGCTTGACAGAATGGATGAAGCGACTCTGGAAGAACACAGAGAAAACGCCGAGAAGCTCCGTGAAAACATATTCGGGCAGTAA
- the rtcA gene encoding RNA 3'-terminal phosphate cyclase, protein MIKIDGKAGGGQILRTALSMSAIKGEDFRIENIRGSRSDPGLKSQHLECVRTIQRLCDADVKGAELSSEKLVFKPNKLEPENLTVDIGTAGSISLLIDSVLPLITQFNEDFRLTVKGGTHVRYSPAFESLEAKLDLLERFGLQTEIRLEKTGYYPKGGGKITLTAEPSSMKPVVLTNRGKLKSLEIQSKASVELEEKQVADRQLEELLELLEDRLSSVLVEKDSVYVDTLSTGSSLVLKADYGDSLAVFDALGERGKRSEQVASEVFEQFETFENTEGAIDRHLADQLMVFMGLAGGKIRVPQITPHIQTNLEVLKKFGVELGCSMDKNSVLISSKS, encoded by the coding sequence ATGATTAAGATAGATGGAAAAGCAGGAGGCGGACAGATACTCAGGACAGCGCTTTCAATGTCCGCGATAAAAGGAGAAGATTTCCGGATCGAGAACATCAGAGGTTCGCGCTCTGATCCAGGTCTCAAAAGCCAGCATCTGGAGTGTGTAAGAACCATCCAGCGTCTTTGTGATGCGGACGTAAAGGGCGCTGAGCTTAGCTCGGAGAAACTAGTCTTCAAGCCGAACAAGTTAGAGCCGGAGAATCTCACGGTCGATATCGGGACAGCAGGAAGCATCAGCCTGCTGATAGACTCTGTCTTACCTTTGATAACTCAGTTCAACGAAGATTTCCGGTTAACTGTCAAAGGCGGAACACACGTCCGTTACTCGCCGGCCTTCGAATCACTAGAGGCTAAACTCGATTTGCTTGAACGGTTCGGCCTCCAGACCGAAATTCGGCTCGAGAAAACCGGTTACTATCCGAAAGGCGGAGGGAAAATCACGTTAACTGCCGAACCGTCCAGCATGAAGCCTGTGGTTTTGACGAACCGTGGCAAGCTTAAATCGCTGGAAATACAGTCAAAAGCCTCGGTAGAACTGGAAGAAAAACAGGTAGCGGACAGGCAGCTAGAAGAACTCCTCGAACTACTCGAGGATAGATTGTCCTCAGTACTGGTAGAGAAAGATAGTGTCTACGTAGATACGTTATCTACAGGATCCTCGCTGGTTTTAAAGGCAGATTATGGAGATTCGCTGGCAGTATTCGACGCGTTGGGCGAAAGAGGGAAGAGAAGTGAACAAGTTGCTTCTGAAGTCTTCGAACAGTTTGAAACATTTGAAAACACCGAAGGCGCGATCGACCGGCATCTTGCCGACCAGCTGATGGTATTTATGGGCTTGGCAGGTGGGAAAATAAGAGTTCCGCAAATAACGCCGCATATACAGACCAACCTGGAGGTCTTGAAGAAATTCGGCGTTGAACTCGGTTGTAGTATGGACAAAAACTCGGTGCTGATATCTTCAAAGAGTTAA
- a CDS encoding methylated-DNA--[protein]-cysteine S-methyltransferase, which translates to MIVNVFDGALIIDESLIEESKDIIERQVREYVEGKRTCFDLSFSFPSGALGQVLREMNEIPYGETKTYGEIAEKLDTAPVAIGSYCSQNSLPLIIPCHRVVGRNDIGGYQAGREVKQKLLELEQD; encoded by the coding sequence ATGATCGTCAACGTCTTCGATGGAGCGCTTATAATAGACGAATCGCTTATCGAAGAGTCGAAAGACATCATAGAAAGGCAGGTTCGTGAGTACGTTGAAGGAAAACGAACCTGCTTCGATCTTTCTTTTTCTTTTCCCAGCGGAGCTTTAGGCCAAGTTTTACGTGAGATGAATGAGATTCCTTACGGAGAAACCAAGACGTACGGAGAGATAGCTGAGAAGCTTGATACCGCGCCTGTGGCTATCGGAAGCTACTGTAGCCAGAACTCTTTGCCTCTGATCATTCCGTGCCACCGAGTCGTGGGCAGAAACGACATCGGAGGATACCAGGCAGGAAGGGAAGTCAAACAGAAGCTTCTGGAGCTTGAACAGGATTAA
- a CDS encoding Hsp20/alpha crystallin family protein: protein MRRMRRDSIDDMFDRMQNLFDEFQGKADLKGFRGMPVDIHEEDGKIVVKADLPGISKEDINLKADKNKIDVSAESSTAIQEENEKYFTRERTSRKFHRTVSWPAEINPETVTAEYDDGVLTVTAEKTESEGKDVEIE from the coding sequence ATGAGACGAATGAGACGTGATTCTATAGACGACATGTTCGACCGGATGCAAAACCTTTTCGACGAGTTCCAGGGCAAGGCCGACCTCAAAGGATTCCGTGGAATGCCTGTTGACATACACGAGGAAGACGGCAAAATCGTAGTTAAAGCCGATCTACCCGGAATTTCCAAGGAAGATATCAACCTGAAGGCCGATAAGAACAAGATCGATGTAAGCGCAGAGTCAAGCACGGCTATTCAGGAGGAAAATGAAAAGTACTTTACCCGTGAGCGAACCTCCCGGAAGTTCCACCGCACAGTTTCCTGGCCGGCAGAGATCAATCCGGAGACAGTTACCGCCGAATACGACGACGGAGTTCTAACAGTTACAGCTGAGAAGACAGAATCCGAGGGTAAAGACGTGGAAATCGAGTAA
- the serS gene encoding serine--tRNA ligase, with protein MLSIELFRENPEKIKESEKRRGKDPETVEKVIELDEKWRSTTQELQKLQQRRNEVGDEIAEKKRNGEDAEELIEEMGEVKDEVSELEEKESELKERRDEARYRVGNILHESVPNGEDEDDNVEVESWEANEKDKDGKLAADILENTRLVETEKAADLAGERAYYLKNELFELNQALINFTMDLLQEKDFIPMQTPYMLKYKPMAAAAELEDFEEQLYKIEDEDKYLIATSEQTLATYHMDELLLPDEFPKKYAGFSTNFRQEAGKHGQQTRGIWRVHQFEKVEQYIFCKPENSWDLHEELLENSKEVFEKLEIPYRVVNVCTGDMNDNAAKKYDIEAWRPPLGEYGEVVSCSNCTDFQARKVNVRIRGSDENTVAHTLNATACATQRTMTALIENHYEDGVIHIPEPLQEYMKGKEKIEVS; from the coding sequence ATGCTCAGCATCGAACTCTTCCGCGAGAACCCGGAGAAGATCAAAGAATCAGAGAAACGCAGAGGAAAAGACCCTGAAACAGTCGAAAAAGTAATTGAACTGGATGAAAAATGGCGTTCTACAACCCAGGAGCTACAGAAGCTTCAGCAGAGACGTAACGAAGTCGGAGACGAAATCGCTGAGAAAAAACGTAACGGAGAGGACGCCGAAGAGCTTATCGAGGAGATGGGCGAAGTTAAAGATGAAGTAAGCGAGTTAGAGGAAAAGGAATCCGAGCTGAAAGAACGGAGAGATGAAGCCCGTTACAGGGTCGGAAATATACTACACGAATCGGTTCCAAACGGAGAGGACGAGGACGATAACGTCGAAGTTGAGAGCTGGGAGGCAAACGAAAAGGACAAAGACGGAAAGCTCGCAGCAGACATATTAGAAAACACAAGGCTTGTTGAGACGGAAAAAGCAGCCGATCTTGCCGGAGAACGAGCTTACTACCTGAAAAACGAGCTTTTCGAGCTAAACCAGGCGCTGATCAACTTTACGATGGATCTGCTTCAGGAAAAAGATTTCATCCCGATGCAGACACCTTACATGCTCAAATACAAGCCTATGGCGGCCGCAGCCGAGCTAGAAGACTTCGAAGAACAGCTGTATAAAATCGAAGACGAGGACAAGTACCTGATCGCCACATCAGAACAGACACTGGCGACCTACCACATGGACGAACTGCTTTTACCAGACGAGTTCCCGAAAAAGTACGCTGGTTTCTCGACGAACTTCCGGCAGGAAGCAGGCAAGCACGGTCAGCAGACCAGAGGAATCTGGAGAGTCCACCAGTTCGAGAAAGTCGAACAGTACATCTTCTGTAAACCAGAAAACAGCTGGGATTTACATGAAGAGCTTCTTGAAAACTCGAAGGAAGTCTTCGAAAAACTGGAGATCCCTTACCGCGTCGTAAACGTTTGTACAGGCGACATGAACGATAACGCCGCTAAAAAATACGATATTGAAGCGTGGAGACCTCCGTTAGGCGAGTACGGCGAGGTAGTTTCGTGTTCGAACTGTACGGATTTCCAGGCCCGGAAGGTAAATGTCCGTATCCGTGGAAGCGATGAAAACACAGTCGCACACACCCTTAACGCAACGGCCTGTGCTACACAGCGCACAATGACTGCTTTAATCGAGAACCATTACGAGGACGGCGTGATCCACATACCTGAGCCTCTTCAGGAGTATATGAAAGGAAAAGAAAAAATAGAGGTTAGCTAG
- the radB gene encoding DNA repair and recombination protein RadB, translating to MEVQRISTGSKPLDELLNGGLEKKVITNVFGESGTGKTNLCVQVAAEVAANGKKVIYIDTEGGFSPERFVQVASEDALEEVTMFEPLDFEQQENVLDSLEEAVDQETGLVVIDSLVSLYRLEVNDNNASDINQKLSGQLSELSKIARKHEIPVMVTNQVYSNFDGDGLELVGKDVPRYWSKCLLQLENDEKSLRTVAIEKHRSLPEGKTRRFQIVDDGLVEPEKKGLF from the coding sequence GTGGAAGTTCAAAGAATCAGCACCGGCAGCAAGCCCTTAGACGAGCTGTTAAACGGCGGACTGGAGAAAAAAGTAATTACAAACGTCTTTGGAGAGTCCGGAACCGGTAAGACAAACTTATGTGTCCAGGTAGCTGCGGAAGTCGCAGCAAACGGTAAGAAAGTGATTTACATAGATACAGAAGGCGGTTTTTCGCCTGAAAGATTTGTACAGGTCGCATCTGAAGACGCCCTAGAAGAAGTAACGATGTTCGAGCCACTGGACTTCGAACAGCAGGAAAATGTCTTGGACTCGCTCGAAGAAGCCGTAGATCAGGAAACAGGTCTCGTTGTTATCGACTCACTGGTCTCGCTTTACAGATTAGAGGTCAACGACAACAACGCATCCGATATCAACCAGAAGCTCTCCGGACAGCTATCAGAGCTATCGAAGATCGCCAGAAAACACGAAATACCGGTCATGGTCACCAACCAGGTTTACTCGAACTTCGATGGTGACGGACTGGAGCTTGTAGGCAAGGACGTGCCACGTTACTGGTCAAAATGTCTTTTACAGCTCGAAAACGACGAGAAATCGCTACGAACTGTCGCGATTGAAAAACACCGCTCGCTGCCGGAAGGAAAGACCCGGAGATTCCAGATAGTCGATGACGGACTGGTCGAACCGGAGAAAAAAGGTCTTTTCTAA
- the topA gene encoding DNA topoisomerase I has product MRLEIMETTVMIGEKPKVASKLANALGNYSTKTNRGVKNYVIETDERRIIIAPAVGHIFNLEQISEGWDYPVFDVEWRPIFETSDSSDYVKKYYNNLRDQIEKADTYINACDFDLEGSVIGANIIKHMADPDEERIERMKFSTLTQSDLQEAFDNLEGFDKGMTDAGITRHTLDFYYGVNVSRALMQAVRENNRYKTLSTGRVQGPTLKILADKEREIRAFEPDDYWEIFLKHSEFDAKLSYGSDDRIWDEDEANGIFLTVKDEGRTEVTDIDINNYSHNPPIPFNLTGLQSEASSQFNISPKKTQSIAQTLYENSLISYPRTESQKLPPKIGYKDILGKLKSQDSYEDLAKKVMKKDSLSTTQGKKKDDAHPAIYPTGEHPSGLSKQERKVYDLIVKRFFAVFGKAAKRRSLTMTLTVEDYDFQAKSKITVERNWFDLYDPYVKVSEAALPELEVGDILDVEGFDLEDKETQPPQRYSQSRIVNKLEKENLGTKATRASTIDRLYNRNYIEGDPINVTDLGLAIVDTLEDHIPDLLSPDLTREFEEKMESIRQGEETSEGVIEKAREDLDKMLGKFKDQEKEIGAELVNTIDDERKRRRKLGPCHECEEQGREDGMLRIIKSKGSSFVGCSNYPDCENTYPLPNTGKVNSTDQECSTCGKPVIYVERKKKKSYSMCVDPDCPSKDDW; this is encoded by the coding sequence TTGCGTTTAGAGATAATGGAAACCACAGTGATGATCGGTGAGAAGCCGAAGGTAGCCTCGAAGCTTGCGAACGCTCTCGGAAACTACTCGACGAAGACTAACCGAGGCGTGAAAAACTACGTTATCGAGACAGATGAGAGACGTATAATCATCGCTCCGGCAGTAGGACACATTTTCAACCTTGAACAGATCAGCGAGGGCTGGGATTATCCAGTTTTCGACGTTGAATGGCGGCCGATCTTCGAGACCTCCGATAGCTCGGATTACGTGAAAAAATACTACAACAACCTACGTGATCAGATCGAGAAAGCTGATACATACATCAACGCATGCGACTTCGATCTGGAAGGATCAGTGATCGGTGCGAACATAATCAAGCACATGGCGGATCCGGATGAGGAACGGATCGAACGGATGAAGTTCTCTACGCTAACGCAAAGCGATTTACAGGAAGCATTTGACAACCTGGAGGGTTTCGATAAAGGAATGACGGATGCCGGGATTACCCGCCACACACTGGATTTTTACTACGGTGTAAACGTTTCCCGGGCATTGATGCAGGCTGTACGGGAAAACAATCGGTACAAGACCCTTTCTACCGGACGGGTACAGGGACCTACATTGAAGATTCTGGCTGATAAGGAACGGGAGATCAGAGCCTTCGAACCCGATGACTACTGGGAGATCTTCCTCAAACACTCGGAGTTCGATGCGAAGCTAAGCTACGGCAGCGACGACCGTATCTGGGACGAAGATGAAGCCAACGGAATCTTCCTGACGGTAAAGGACGAAGGCCGGACAGAGGTCACGGACATCGACATCAACAACTACTCGCATAACCCGCCTATCCCGTTTAACTTGACAGGGCTTCAGAGCGAGGCCTCCAGCCAGTTCAACATCTCACCTAAAAAGACCCAGTCGATCGCACAGACACTTTACGAGAACTCCTTGATCTCCTATCCTCGTACAGAATCCCAGAAGCTTCCGCCTAAGATTGGATACAAGGACATCCTTGGAAAGCTCAAGTCTCAGGACAGCTACGAGGACTTAGCGAAGAAAGTGATGAAAAAGGACAGTCTCTCAACCACTCAAGGTAAGAAAAAGGACGATGCGCACCCTGCGATCTATCCAACCGGCGAACACCCGTCAGGACTGTCAAAACAGGAACGTAAGGTCTACGATCTGATTGTCAAAAGGTTTTTCGCAGTTTTCGGAAAGGCAGCAAAGAGACGGAGCCTTACAATGACGTTAACCGTCGAAGACTATGATTTCCAGGCTAAATCGAAGATAACAGTTGAGCGCAACTGGTTCGATCTCTACGACCCTTACGTGAAGGTTTCAGAGGCCGCACTGCCGGAACTGGAGGTAGGAGATATCCTAGATGTCGAAGGCTTCGATTTAGAGGACAAAGAGACCCAGCCACCGCAGCGCTACAGCCAGTCCCGTATCGTCAACAAACTGGAAAAAGAAAACCTAGGAACGAAAGCAACCCGTGCCTCGACCATCGACCGGCTTTACAACCGAAATTACATCGAAGGCGATCCGATAAACGTCACAGACCTAGGCTTAGCGATCGTCGATACCCTGGAAGACCACATACCCGATCTACTCTCCCCTGATCTAACCAGAGAGTTCGAGGAAAAGATGGAATCGATTAGACAGGGCGAGGAAACCTCCGAAGGCGTAATAGAGAAAGCCAGAGAAGACCTGGATAAGATGCTTGGAAAGTTCAAAGACCAGGAAAAAGAGATCGGCGCCGAACTAGTCAACACAATCGACGACGAACGTAAGAGAAGACGTAAACTCGGACCATGCCACGAATGCGAAGAACAGGGCCGCGAGGACGGTATGCTGCGGATTATAAAAAGCAAGGGAAGCAGTTTCGTAGGCTGTAGCAACTATCCGGACTGTGAGAACACTTATCCGCTGCCTAACACCGGTAAAGTGAACTCGACCGACCAGGAATGTAGCACCTGCGGCAAACCTGTTATCTACGTGGAAAGAAAAAAGAAGAAAAGTTACAGTATGTGCGTGGACCCAGACTGTCCTTCAAAAGACGACTGGTAG
- a CDS encoding tyrosine--tRNA ligase yields the protein MDTEERKQLVLRNTTEIVTEQELDEVLEKESPNTYVGYETSGPVHLGHWASIRKLSDLQKAGFNVKVLFADLHTYLNKKGEEDWIQAMTEYWEATFEACGLEAEFIRGREFQEKTEYFHDVLDLATSTTINRGQRSMSEVASGDEDSRAVSQIIYPLMQALDIEYLDVDLAMGATDQRKIHMLAREALPKIGYRKPTCLHHPLVVSLQGTEKMSSSKPKTMFPLHAAEETVKERIKDAYCPAEELEENPVLQISRFHIFGDDEELKIERPEKYGGNLEYSEFENLQADFESGELHPQDLKNAVAEHIAAKLKPVRKKFKENPELLKPLEDLEVEMPEYY from the coding sequence ATGGACACCGAGGAACGTAAACAGCTGGTCCTAAGGAACACAACCGAAATCGTAACTGAACAAGAGCTAGATGAAGTTCTGGAAAAAGAATCTCCGAATACTTATGTAGGCTATGAGACTTCAGGGCCTGTACACCTCGGTCACTGGGCATCTATCCGGAAACTCTCAGATCTACAGAAGGCTGGTTTCAACGTCAAAGTGCTGTTCGCCGATCTACACACCTACCTGAACAAGAAAGGTGAGGAAGACTGGATCCAGGCAATGACCGAGTACTGGGAAGCTACTTTTGAAGCATGCGGGCTTGAAGCGGAGTTCATCCGCGGCCGAGAGTTCCAGGAGAAAACAGAGTACTTCCACGACGTCCTGGACTTAGCGACCAGCACCACTATCAATAGAGGTCAACGCTCGATGTCAGAAGTTGCCTCAGGCGACGAAGATTCCCGGGCGGTCTCACAGATTATCTATCCGCTTATGCAGGCACTTGACATAGAGTACCTTGACGTTGATCTGGCAATGGGTGCTACAGATCAGAGAAAGATCCACATGCTGGCAAGAGAAGCCTTACCGAAGATCGGATACAGAAAACCTACCTGCCTACATCACCCACTGGTTGTCTCACTTCAAGGCACCGAGAAGATGAGTTCCTCGAAGCCGAAGACGATGTTCCCTCTCCACGCCGCAGAAGAAACCGTCAAAGAACGCATCAAGGACGCATACTGCCCGGCAGAGGAACTGGAGGAAAACCCAGTTCTACAGATCTCACGCTTCCACATCTTCGGAGACGACGAGGAGCTGAAGATTGAAAGACCGGAAAAGTACGGAGGAAACCTAGAGTACTCGGAGTTCGAGAACCTTCAGGCAGACTTCGAGTCCGGAGAGCTACACCCACAGGACTTGAAGAACGCAGTAGCAGAGCATATTGCCGCCAAACTCAAGCCTGTTAGAAAGAAGTTCAAGGAGAACCCTGAGCTTCTCAAGCCGCTCGAAGATCTAGAGGTTGAGATGCCGGAATACTACTGA